One Aggregicoccus sp. 17bor-14 genomic window, GGTGAGGAACACCTGCAGCTGGGGGAGGAGCGCGGTCTTCATTGTGAAGCCCTGCTTCAAAGCCCATCCACCAGCCGGCGTCTACTGCCGCGCGAGGGCGGGGCGTATCTCTGGGTGCATCGGAGCACAGCCCTTCACCCAGGAGAGACGAGATGCAGAAGGTTCAAGCTTATGGCGCCCCCGCAGCAGGCAAGCCCCTCGCGCCGATGACGGTCGAGCGCCGCGAGCCGGGTCCGCGCGACGTGGTCCTCGACGTCCTCTACTGCGGCATCTGCCACTCGGACATCCACCAGGCGCGAGACGAGTGGGGCGGGGGTGTGTTCCCCATGGTGCCCGGCCACGAGATCGTGGGCCGCGTCGTGCAGGTGGGCAGTGAGGCGCGCAAGCTCAAGGTGGGCGAGCTCGCCGGAGTGGGCTGCATGGTGGACTCGTGCCACGCCTGCGCGCGCTGCAAGGAGGACCTCGAGCAGTTCTGCGAGAAGGGCATGGCGGGCACCTACAACAGCACCGAGATGGACAGGAAGACGCCGACCTACGGCGGCTACTCGGCGCGCATCGTGCTGGACGAGCGCATGGCCCTGCGGATTCCGGAGGGATTGGACCCCGCGGCCGCAGCGCCCCTGCTGTGCGCGGGCATCACCACCTACTCGCCGCTGCGCCAGGTGGGCGTGAAGAAGGGCGACCGCGTGGGCGTGGTGGGGCTCGGCGGCCTCGGCCACATGGGCGTGAAGCTCGCGGCCTCGATGGGCGCGCACGTCACCGTGTTCAGCACCTCGGGGAGCAAGGAGGCGGACGCGCGCCGCCTCGGCGCCACCGACTTCGTGGTGACGAAGGACCCCAAGGTCTTCGAGCGCCTGGCAGGCCAGTTCGACGTCATCCTCGACACCGTCAGCGCGCCGCACGACTACAACGCCTACCTCGGGCTGCTGCGCCCGCGCGGCACCATGGCCATCGTGGGTGCGCCGCCAGAGCCCACGCAGCTGCACGCCTTCAGCCTCATCCTCGGCGGCCGGCGGCTCCTGGGCTCGGTCATCGGCGGCATCGCCGAGACGCAGGAGATGCTCGACCACTGCGCGAAGCACGGCATCGCCTCCGACATCGAGCTCATCCCGGTGCAGCAGGTGAACGCGGCATACGAGCGGGTACTCAAGAGCGACGTGCGCTACCGCTTCGTCATCGACATGGCGAGCTTGAAGCGCTGAGTGGAAAGGAAAGGAGACACCATGCTGAAGAAGCGCAGGTTGGGAAGGCAGGGGCTCGAGGTCTCGGAGCTGGGACTCGGCTGCATGGGGATGAGCCAGTCCTACGGCACCCCGGACGAGGCTGAGTCGCTCGCGACGCTCGACCGGGCGCTCGAGCTGGGGGTGACCTTCTTCGACACCGCCGAGGTCTACGGCCCCTTCCACAACGAGGAGCTGCTGGGCCGGGCGCTGAAGGGACGGCGCGAGCGGGCCGTCATCGCGACCAAGTTCGGCTTCCGCATCGAGGGCGGGAAGATCACCGGCCTGGACAGCCGCCCGGAGCACGTGCGCGAGGTGGTGGAGGCCTCGCTGCGCCGGCTGCAGACGGACCGCATCGACCTGCTCTACCAGCACCGCGTGGACAAGCAGGTGCCCATCGAGGACACCGTGGGCGCGATGGCCGAGCTCGTGCGCGAGGGCAAGGTGCGCTACCTCGGCCTGTCCGAGGCAGGGGAGGGCAGCATCCGCCGTGCCCACGCGGTGCACCCCATCTCCGCCCTGCAGAGCGAGTACTCGCTGTGGGAGCGCAACCTCGAGGAGCGCATCATCCCGACGCTGCGCGAGCTGGGCATCGGCCTGGTGCCCTTCTCGCCGCTGGGCCGCGGCTTCCTCACCGGCACGGTTCCGCGGGCGGAGTCGCTCCCCGAGGGGGACTTCCGCCGCAACGACCCGCGCTACCAGGGCGCGAACTACGACGCGAACATGCGCATCGCCACCACCGTGCAGGAGCTGGCCAAGAAGAGGGGCGCAACGCCGGGACAGGTGGCATTGGCGTGGCTGCTGGGGCGCGGCGAGGACGTCGCTCCCATCCCGGGCACCAAGCGCCGCAAGTACCTGGAGGAGAACGTCGCCGCGGCGAACCTGAAGCTCTCTCCCGCCGAGACGGCGCAGCTCGATGCGGCCCTTCCGCCGACCACCGGCCCCCGCTACAGCGCCCCCCAGATGGCGATGGTCGATCGCTGAGGACCCAGACGCCATGGCCATTACCGAGCGCGCACAGCGCAACCACGCCGCCCTCTTCCCCGGGCGTGAGTCCACCCTGAAGGAGACCGATCCCGAGCTGGTCGAGCTCTTCGACAACTGGGCCTTCGACGAGGTGCTCCGGGAGGAGGCGCTGGACGAGAGGACCCGCCTCATGGTGCAGCTCGCGGGAATCATCGCCTCGCACGCCGTCGCCGAGTACCGCGTGATGCTCGGTGCCGCGCTCGAGGTCGGCGTGACGCCGGTGGAGGTGAAGGAGCTCGTCTACCAGGCCGTGCCCTACGTGGGCATGGCCAAGGTGTTCGACTTCCTCCACGCCACCAACGAGGTACTGCGCAGCCGCGGCATCTCGCTGCCGCTGGAGCGACAGTCCACGACGAGCCCCGAGACTCGCCGCGAGAAGGGGCTCGCCGTGCAGAAGCGCCTCTTCGGCGACGTCATCGACAAGATGTACGCGCAGTCGCCGAAGGATCAGCTCCACATCCAGGAATTCCTCTCCGCCAACTGCTTCGGCGACTACCTCACGCGCCAGGGGCTGGACCTGAAGACCCGCGAGCTGCTGACCCTGGCCATGCTCGCGGCGCTGGGAGGCTGCGAGCCGCAGCTCGCGGGCCATGTCGCAGGCAACCTCGCGGCAGGCAACGACCGGCGCGCGCTCGTCGGCGCCGTGACGCAGCTGCTCCCCTTCATCGGCTACCCGCGCACGCTCAACGCGCTGCGCGTCATCAACGAGGGCACCTCGCGCTGAGCCTCGCCCTCGGCCCCGGTTGTTGTTGACCCCAGGCCCTCTTCGAGCCGAGCGTGGCTCGCAGGCAGTGGTAGAAGCACGATTGCCCGCTCGCCGAGGTCCATCGCGCATGCTCGTCTTCGAGATCATCATCGCCCTGCTGCTCGGTGGCGCGGGGCTCACGGCGCTCTCGCGGCGCCTGGGAACGCCGTACCCTGCGATGGTGGCGCTCGCCGGCGCTGCGCTCGCGCTGGTTCCCGGCACGCCGACGCTGGTGCTGGACCCCGAGCTCGCGCTCACCCTGTTCGTCGCGCCCGTGCTGCTGGACGCCGCGTTCGACTCGTCCCCGCGCGACATGGCGGCGAACTGGCGCACCATCGCGGGCCTCGCCATCGGCGCGGTCGCGCTCACCATCTTCGTGGTGGCGGGGGTGGCGCGGCTGCTCGTCCCGGACATGTCCTGGGCGGTCGCCATCGCGCTCGGTGCCATCGTCGCGCCACCGGATGCGGCGGCGGCGACCGCGGTGCTGAAGCAGCTGCGGCCTCCGCACCGGCTCCTCGTCATCCTGGAAGGGGAGAGCCTCTTCAACGACGCGAGCGCGCTGCTCGTCTACCGGCTCGCCGTCGGGGCCGCGGTCGCCGGCTCCCTCTCTCCGATGAGCGCCATCCCGCTGCTGCTGGTCGTCACCGTGGGCAGCGTGGTTCTGGGGCTCGTGCTGTCGCGGGTGATCATCCAGTTGATCGCTCGCATCGAAGACGTCGCGATCGCCGTGGTCGTCCAGTTCTGCGGAACCTTCGGCGTGTGGATGCTCGCCGAGCAGCTGCACCTCTCCGGCATCCTCACGGTCGTCGTCTTCGCGATGGCCTCCGCCCGACGCTCCGCGGAGCTGACGCCGGCGCGCCTGCGCATTCCCTCCTACGCGGTGTGGGAGTTCGCGGTCTTCGTGCTCAACGTCCTCGCCTTCATCCTGGTGGGCTTCCAGCTCAAGGGGATCCTCGAGCGCATCGACCGGCCCACGCTCTTCCGCTACGCGGGCATCGCGGCGGCGGTGTGCCTCGCGACCATCCTCGCGCGCATCGCCTGGGTGATGCTCGCTGCGGGCGTCAGCCGCTGGCGGTGCCAGGGCGAGGCGGGTGCCAAGGGCGGCCGGCGCGACACGGTGGGTCTGTCCCGGGGCGCTGCGGCGGTCGTGGGCTGGTGCGGCATGCGCGGCATCGTGACCCTGGCCGCCGCGCTCGCGCTGCCTGCGGGGGACGGGAATGCCCACGCATTTCCTTTCCGGGACCTCATCCTCTTCACCGCCTTCTCCGTCGTGCTCGGGACGCTGGTCGTGCAGGGGATGACCCTGCGCCCGCTCATCCGGGCGCTGAAGCTGCGGGACGACGGCTCGGTGGAGCGCGAGGTGCGGCTCGCCCGCGTGGAGACGCTGCGGGCCGCGCTGACCGCCGCATCGGCGCCTTCGGAGGACGAGATGGCGGAGCTGCTGCGCCGCCGCTACCAGGCCCGGCTGCGGCGGGCGGAGGCAGATCTGGCCGCGGACGGGAAACCTGCCGCACGGCAGAGCGCGCCGGACGGCACGAGCTTCGCCGCCGCGACGGCGCTCGCGCGCAAGGCGGCGGGGGCGGAGCGGCAGCGGCTCATCGCCCTGCGCGCGGACGGCACGATCGGTGACGCCGCCTTCCAGCGCATCGAGCAGGAGCTCGACCTCGAGGAGCTCGACCTGCAGCAGCTCGAACCCGACACCGGCTCCACCGAGAGGGCTTGATGGCAACCCAGCGCGACTCCCAGCGGCCGTATGTGATCTGCCACATGGTGCCGTCCATCGACGGACGCATCGTGACCCGGCGCTGGGACCTGCCGGCCAGCGTCTACGAGGAGTACGAGGGCACGGCCCAGACCTTCGGTGCCAGCGCCTGGATGATCGGCCGCATCTCCATGGAGCCCTACGCCGGCAAGGCCCGGGTGCCGGTGCGCAAGAAGGGAAGCCCCATTCCGCGCAAGGACTTCATCGCGAAGCGCGACGCCGGGTCCTACGCCATCGCGCTCGACCCGTCCGGAAAGCTCACCTGGAAGTCGAGCGCCATCGACGACGAGCACGTCATCACGGTGCTCACCGAGCAGGTCTCGGACGACTACCTCGCCTTCCTGCAGGCCAAGGGCGTCACCTACGTCTTCGGGGGCAAGACCGAGGTGAACCTGGGACGGGTCCTTCGGAAGCTGCGCAAGGAGTTCGGAATCGAGAAGCTGCTGCTGGAGGGGGGCGGTGGCATCAACGGCTCCTTCCTCGCTGCGGGCCTCATCGACGAGCTGAGCGTGCTCGTGGCGCCCGTTGCGGACGGCTCCATCGGCACGCCGACCCTCTTCGATGCGAAGGAGGGAAGGGGGGCGGTGCGCCACCTGAAGCTCGAGTCCTTCGAGAGGCGCTCGGGCGACCTGCTCTGGCTGCGGTACACGCTGGAGCGGTGACACTGCATCGGTATCCGTGAGGGCGTGACGTGAGCTGCAGTTCGGACGAACACTGGGTGTCCACGCCGAAGGGGCGCCTCTACGCACGCACCTGGCGGCCGAGCGAGGGCGAGCGGGGCGCACCAGTACTCCTCTTCCACGACTCGCTCGGCTGTGTGGACCTCTGGCGAGAGTTCCCGGCGGCGCTGTGCGCAGCCACGCAGCGCCGGGTCATCGCCTACGACCGCCTCGGCTTCGGCCGCTCCGATCCCCGCCACGACGTCCTGCCGCCCAGCTTCATCGGCGACGAGGCGTCCGTGCTTCCTGTGCTCAGCGCCGGGCTGGGCTTCGAAGCGTTCGTCGCCTTCGGTCACAGCGTCGGCGGAGGGATGGCGGCCTGCTGTGCAGCGCGCGCTCCCCAGCAGGTGCAGGCGCTCGTCACCGAGGCTGCCCAGGCCTTCGTCGAGGAGCGCACGCTCGCCGGCATCCGCGCCGCCAGGGCGGAGCTGACGCAGGACCCGCAGCTCAGTCGCCTCGCGAAGTACCACGGCACCAAGGCTCGCTGGGTGCTCGAGGCGTGGACCGAGACGTGGCTCTCACCCGCCTTCGCGGCGTGGAACCTGGACGAGGAGCTGGGCAAGGTCCGCTGCCCCGTGCTCGCGATCCACGGCGACCAGGACGAGTTCGGCTCCGTGCAGCAGCCCGAGCGCATCGGCGCACGCGTGCGGGGGCCGGCGACGGTGCACGTCATCTCCGGATGCGGGCACGTGCCGCATCGCACGCACTCGGAGGAGGTGCTCCGGCAGGTGCGCGCCTTCGTCGACGGAGTGGCGAACACCGCGGGGGCGTGATGCTCTGGCTGGCGCCTCTACGAGGCGCTGGCCCTGCTGCCCGACGGCACCTCCACCGGTGCGCTCGGCTGCAGTGGCAGCAGCACCGTGAACTCGGCGCCCTCACCGGGCGCGCTGCGCACCGTGATGCTGCCGCCCAGGGACTCGACGATGGTGCGCGAGATGTAGAGGCCCAGGCCGAGGCCGCCGTAGTGGCGCTCCGAGACGGCGCGCTCGAAGCGATCGAAGATGCGCGAGAGGTGCTCGGTCGGGATTCCGATCCCCGCATCCGCGACGATGAGGCGCGCCTGCTCTCCTGCGCGCTCGAGCGAGACCGTCACGGGCTTGCCCTCGCCATACTTGAGGGCGTTGTCCACCAGGTTGGTGACGACCTGCTCCACGCGCAGCCGGGCGGTGCGTGTGGGCAGCGAGTCCGGGACGTGGAGGGTGAGCGTGGCGCCGGTCTGCTGCGCCTCCGGCTCGAAGCGGGTGACCACCTCGCGCACGAGCGCGCCGAGGTCCGCGGGCTCGAGCTCCATCCGGAAGCGACCGGAGGAGATGCGCGACACGTCCAGCAGATCGTTCACGAGCGCCGTGAGCCGGTCGATCTGCCGCCGGGCGGTCTCCGTGTGCGCGCGGACCTGCCGCACGAAGGGAGAATCCGGCTGCTGCGCCACCGCCCTCGCGATGGCCTGCAGGCGCAGCGCCATCGGCGTGAGCGGCGTCTTGAGCTCGTGGCCCGCGACCGAGAGGAAGGTGTCGCGCGTCTCGATGGCCTCGTTCAGCGCCGCAGCCTGTCGGCGCTGCTCGTCGATGTTCACGCTGGTGCCGAACCAGCGCACCACCTCGCCCCGCGCGTTCTGCAGGGGCTTGCCGCGGCTGAGGAACCAGCGAAGGACTCCGTCTGCGCCGCGGATGGGGAACTCCATCTCGAAGGGCTCGCCCGTCGAGACCGAGTGCTTCCAGCGGGCGACCGTCTGCGGAAGGATCTCCGGGTCGTGGAGCGCGCCCCAGCCCCAGCCCAGGCACTCCTCGCGTGAGCTGCCCGTGTACTCGAACCAGCGCTGGTTGAAGTAGTCGATGGCGCCGTCCGGCCCGGCGCTCCACGCGAGCTCCGGGAGGTTCTCCACGAGGACGCGAAACTGCTCCTCCGCCTCGCGCACGCGCTCCTCGGCCTGACGGCGCGCCGTCACGTCGCTCGCGGCGCCGAACCACTCGAGGATGCGGCCCTCTTTGCTGAGGATGGGGACCACGCGCGTGAGCGTCCAGCCGAGGGAGCCGTCCGCGTGCCGGACGGGGTGCTCGAGCGAGAACACGCGCCGCTCGCGGATGGCCGCGGAGATTGCCCCGGAGACGGCCGCGCGATCCTCGGGTGGGATGTAGCGCTCGAGCCAGCGCTCCGTCGGCGCCGGGCTCTCGGTGAGGGCGCCCTGGTCGTCGATGGGGAACATCTGCTCCCAATCCGGGCTCATGCGGAACAGAGAGACCGTGCCTGCCGTGGCGAGCGCACGGAAGCGGCGCTCGCTCCTGCGCTGCTCCGCCTCCGCCCGGGCACGCCCGACGGCGGCCCAGGTGCGGTCCGCGACCTCCTCCAGGAGCGTCACGTCCTCCTCGCTCCAGCGCCGGGGCCCCGAGTGGTGGATGAAGAGCAGGGCGGTGAAGCGGCCCGCCTTGATGAGGGGGACGCCGAGCACCGAGCGCGTCTGGATTCCCTCGAAGGCCGGGAGCGACGGGCGCAGCAGGACGTCGCGCTCCACGTCCGGCACGGACACGGTGCGGCCCGCCTTGAGCCCGGAGATGATGGATGCGCCGAAGTCCTCCAGCCGGTGGCGTCCCGCCACGCTCGGCATGCCGTCGCGCGTCCAGTCGCGCTCGATGGTGATGAACTCCTGCGCAGCGTCCACCTCCCCGTAGCCGACCCGGTCGACGCCGAGCTCGCGCCCGATGGCCTCCGCTGCGGCGGCCATCACCGCCTCGGGCTCGGCGAGGTCCTGGAGGCGCTTCTCGAGCGCGAGGCGGAAGGCCTGGCGAATCTGGAAGCGGTACTGCGCCGTCGTCTCCGCCACGGCGCAGAACATGCCGGCGACGTCGCCCTGCTCGTCGCGCACGGGGGAGTAGGAGAACGTGAACCAGGTCTGCTCGTCGAAGCCGCGCCGGTTCATGAGCAGCGGCAGGTCCTGCCGGTAGGTGCCCTCACCGCGCAGCGCGGCGTCGATGAGCGGCTTGATGTCCGGCCAGATCTCCCGCCAGATGTCCTCGAAGCGCGCCCCGAGCGACGCGGGGTGCTTGCCCGCGAGGATCTCGGCATACGCATCGTTGTAGAGGAAGCCGAGCTCGGGGCCCCACGCGACGAACATCGGGAACTTCGAGGTGAGCAGGAGCCCGACGACGGAGCGCAGCGACTGGGGCCACCCCTGCGGCGGGCCGAGCGGTGACTTCGACCAGTCGTGCACGCGCATGAGGGCGCCGACCTGTCCGCCGCCCTCCATGAAGGAGAACACCTGGGCCTGCCGTGGCTGTGCCTTCGGGTTCAATCGTGCCTTCCGCAGAGTGCCGTCCACGGCCCTCATAGCAGCATCGGTCGGATGCGAACGGAGACTGCGGCAGGTGGCGAGAGGGCGGAACGCTCGCACTGTCGCCGGGTGCACGGACAGGCGGCCAGGCTCCAATGGCCCACCTCCCGAGCGTCCCATGCGCTCTTGAGCATGGCGACCGTGTCACCCGGCCCGCGAAACTGCTCACGGCCTCTCTCCGGCGCTGCGGTCCGGAACGATTGCAG contains:
- a CDS encoding aldo/keto reductase yields the protein MKKRRLGRQGLEVSELGLGCMGMSQSYGTPDEAESLATLDRALELGVTFFDTAEVYGPFHNEELLGRALKGRRERAVIATKFGFRIEGGKITGLDSRPEHVREVVEASLRRLQTDRIDLLYQHRVDKQVPIEDTVGAMAELVREGKVRYLGLSEAGEGSIRRAHAVHPISALQSEYSLWERNLEERIIPTLRELGIGLVPFSPLGRGFLTGTVPRAESLPEGDFRRNDPRYQGANYDANMRIATTVQELAKKRGATPGQVALAWLLGRGEDVAPIPGTKRRKYLEENVAAANLKLSPAETAQLDAALPPTTGPRYSAPQMAMVDR
- a CDS encoding alpha/beta fold hydrolase → MSTPKGRLYARTWRPSEGERGAPVLLFHDSLGCVDLWREFPAALCAATQRRVIAYDRLGFGRSDPRHDVLPPSFIGDEASVLPVLSAGLGFEAFVAFGHSVGGGMAACCAARAPQQVQALVTEAAQAFVEERTLAGIRAARAELTQDPQLSRLAKYHGTKARWVLEAWTETWLSPAFAAWNLDEELGKVRCPVLAIHGDQDEFGSVQQPERIGARVRGPATVHVISGCGHVPHRTHSEEVLRQVRAFVDGVANTAGA
- a CDS encoding sodium:proton antiporter — translated: MLVFEIIIALLLGGAGLTALSRRLGTPYPAMVALAGAALALVPGTPTLVLDPELALTLFVAPVLLDAAFDSSPRDMAANWRTIAGLAIGAVALTIFVVAGVARLLVPDMSWAVAIALGAIVAPPDAAAATAVLKQLRPPHRLLVILEGESLFNDASALLVYRLAVGAAVAGSLSPMSAIPLLLVVTVGSVVLGLVLSRVIIQLIARIEDVAIAVVVQFCGTFGVWMLAEQLHLSGILTVVVFAMASARRSAELTPARLRIPSYAVWEFAVFVLNVLAFILVGFQLKGILERIDRPTLFRYAGIAAAVCLATILARIAWVMLAAGVSRWRCQGEAGAKGGRRDTVGLSRGAAAVVGWCGMRGIVTLAAALALPAGDGNAHAFPFRDLILFTAFSVVLGTLVVQGMTLRPLIRALKLRDDGSVEREVRLARVETLRAALTAASAPSEDEMAELLRRRYQARLRRAEADLAADGKPAARQSAPDGTSFAAATALARKAAGAERQRLIALRADGTIGDAAFQRIEQELDLEELDLQQLEPDTGSTERA
- a CDS encoding carboxymuconolactone decarboxylase family protein is translated as MAITERAQRNHAALFPGRESTLKETDPELVELFDNWAFDEVLREEALDERTRLMVQLAGIIASHAVAEYRVMLGAALEVGVTPVEVKELVYQAVPYVGMAKVFDFLHATNEVLRSRGISLPLERQSTTSPETRREKGLAVQKRLFGDVIDKMYAQSPKDQLHIQEFLSANCFGDYLTRQGLDLKTRELLTLAMLAALGGCEPQLAGHVAGNLAAGNDRRALVGAVTQLLPFIGYPRTLNALRVINEGTSR
- a CDS encoding ATP-binding protein, which encodes MNPKAQPRQAQVFSFMEGGGQVGALMRVHDWSKSPLGPPQGWPQSLRSVVGLLLTSKFPMFVAWGPELGFLYNDAYAEILAGKHPASLGARFEDIWREIWPDIKPLIDAALRGEGTYRQDLPLLMNRRGFDEQTWFTFSYSPVRDEQGDVAGMFCAVAETTAQYRFQIRQAFRLALEKRLQDLAEPEAVMAAAAEAIGRELGVDRVGYGEVDAAQEFITIERDWTRDGMPSVAGRHRLEDFGASIISGLKAGRTVSVPDVERDVLLRPSLPAFEGIQTRSVLGVPLIKAGRFTALLFIHHSGPRRWSEEDVTLLEEVADRTWAAVGRARAEAEQRRSERRFRALATAGTVSLFRMSPDWEQMFPIDDQGALTESPAPTERWLERYIPPEDRAAVSGAISAAIRERRVFSLEHPVRHADGSLGWTLTRVVPILSKEGRILEWFGAASDVTARRQAEERVREAEEQFRVLVENLPELAWSAGPDGAIDYFNQRWFEYTGSSREECLGWGWGALHDPEILPQTVARWKHSVSTGEPFEMEFPIRGADGVLRWFLSRGKPLQNARGEVVRWFGTSVNIDEQRRQAAALNEAIETRDTFLSVAGHELKTPLTPMALRLQAIARAVAQQPDSPFVRQVRAHTETARRQIDRLTALVNDLLDVSRISSGRFRMELEPADLGALVREVVTRFEPEAQQTGATLTLHVPDSLPTRTARLRVEQVVTNLVDNALKYGEGKPVTVSLERAGEQARLIVADAGIGIPTEHLSRIFDRFERAVSERHYGGLGLGLYISRTIVESLGGSITVRSAPGEGAEFTVLLPLQPSAPVEVPSGSRASAS
- a CDS encoding RibD family protein; its protein translation is MATQRDSQRPYVICHMVPSIDGRIVTRRWDLPASVYEEYEGTAQTFGASAWMIGRISMEPYAGKARVPVRKKGSPIPRKDFIAKRDAGSYAIALDPSGKLTWKSSAIDDEHVITVLTEQVSDDYLAFLQAKGVTYVFGGKTEVNLGRVLRKLRKEFGIEKLLLEGGGGINGSFLAAGLIDELSVLVAPVADGSIGTPTLFDAKEGRGAVRHLKLESFERRSGDLLWLRYTLER
- a CDS encoding NAD(P)-dependent alcohol dehydrogenase, which produces MQKVQAYGAPAAGKPLAPMTVERREPGPRDVVLDVLYCGICHSDIHQARDEWGGGVFPMVPGHEIVGRVVQVGSEARKLKVGELAGVGCMVDSCHACARCKEDLEQFCEKGMAGTYNSTEMDRKTPTYGGYSARIVLDERMALRIPEGLDPAAAAPLLCAGITTYSPLRQVGVKKGDRVGVVGLGGLGHMGVKLAASMGAHVTVFSTSGSKEADARRLGATDFVVTKDPKVFERLAGQFDVILDTVSAPHDYNAYLGLLRPRGTMAIVGAPPEPTQLHAFSLILGGRRLLGSVIGGIAETQEMLDHCAKHGIASDIELIPVQQVNAAYERVLKSDVRYRFVIDMASLKR